The proteins below are encoded in one region of Sphingobium yanoikuyae:
- a CDS encoding DUF2093 domain-containing protein, giving the protein MAADIQGLAVLQYDTPHFDVVRPGQFVLCAVSGARIDLDDLKYWSAEFQEAYRGPEEATASFLRHRGAAFR; this is encoded by the coding sequence ATGGCGGCGGATATTCAAGGGCTGGCGGTGCTGCAATATGACACGCCGCATTTCGACGTGGTACGGCCGGGGCAGTTCGTGCTCTGCGCCGTATCGGGCGCGCGAATCGACCTCGACGACCTGAAATATTGGAGCGCCGAGTTTCAGGAAGCCTATCGCGGGCCGGAGGAGGCGACGGCCTCCTTCCTGCGCCACCGCGGTGCAGCATTTCGCTGA
- a CDS encoding S-(hydroxymethyl)glutathione dehydrogenase/class III alcohol dehydrogenase translates to MKTRAAVAFEAKKPLEIVEVDLEGPKAGEVLVEIMATGICHTDAYTLDGFDSEGIFPSILGHEGAGIVREVGAGVTSLVPGDHVIPLYTPECRQCKSCLSGKTNLCTAIRATQGKGLMPDGTTRFSYKGQPIFHYMGCSTFSNFTVLPEIALAKIREDAPFQSSCYIGCGVTTGVGAVINTAKVQVGDNVVIFGLGGIGLNVIQGARLAGANKIIGVDINPDREEWGRRFGMTEFLNSRGMSREEVVAAIVAMTDGGADYTFDATGNTEVMRVALEACHRGWGTSIIIGVAEAGKEISTRPFQLVTGRNWRGTAFGGAKGRTDVPKIVDMYMTGKIEIDPMITHVMGLEDINKGFDLMHAGESIRSVVVF, encoded by the coding sequence GTGAAAACCCGCGCCGCCGTCGCCTTCGAAGCGAAGAAGCCCCTCGAAATCGTCGAAGTCGATCTGGAAGGCCCCAAGGCGGGCGAAGTCCTGGTCGAGATCATGGCGACCGGCATCTGCCATACCGACGCCTATACGCTGGACGGGTTCGACAGCGAGGGCATCTTCCCCTCGATCCTGGGCCATGAGGGTGCGGGCATCGTCCGCGAAGTAGGTGCTGGCGTCACCAGCCTGGTGCCGGGCGACCATGTCATCCCGCTCTACACGCCGGAATGCCGCCAGTGTAAGTCGTGCCTGAGCGGCAAGACCAACCTCTGCACCGCGATCCGCGCAACCCAGGGCAAGGGGCTGATGCCCGACGGCACGACCCGCTTTTCCTACAAGGGCCAGCCGATCTTCCATTATATGGGCTGCTCGACCTTCTCCAACTTCACCGTCCTGCCCGAGATCGCGCTGGCCAAGATCCGCGAGGACGCGCCGTTCCAGAGCAGCTGCTATATCGGCTGCGGCGTCACCACGGGCGTCGGCGCGGTGATCAACACCGCCAAGGTGCAGGTGGGCGACAATGTCGTGATCTTCGGCCTGGGCGGCATCGGCCTCAACGTCATCCAGGGCGCGCGTCTGGCCGGTGCGAACAAGATTATCGGCGTCGACATCAATCCCGATCGCGAGGAATGGGGCCGCAGGTTCGGCATGACCGAATTCCTCAACTCCAGGGGCATGAGCCGCGAGGAGGTGGTCGCCGCGATCGTCGCGATGACCGATGGCGGCGCGGACTACACGTTCGACGCCACCGGCAACACCGAAGTGATGCGCGTGGCACTGGAAGCCTGTCATCGCGGCTGGGGCACCAGCATCATCATCGGCGTGGCCGAGGCCGGCAAGGAAATCAGCACTCGTCCGTTCCAGCTGGTCACGGGTCGCAACTGGCGCGGCACGGCCTTTGGCGGGGCCAAGGGCCGCACCGACGTGCCCAAGATCGTCGACATGTACATGACCGGCAAGATCGAGATCGATCCTATGATCACCCATGTCATGGGGCTGGAGGACATCAACAAGGGTTTCGACCTGATGCATGCGGGCGAGAGTATCCGCAGCGTCGTCGTCTTCTGA
- a CDS encoding VOC family protein, whose translation MFSHVMVGSNDLDVSRAFYDALFGAVGGKPAMQDDKGRLIYMHDGALFMVTKPIDGEPACHANGGTIGFRMTSTEQADAWHAAGVAAGGTACEDPPGVREGGFGKLYLAYLRDPAGNKLCGLHRIG comes from the coding sequence ATGTTCAGCCATGTGATGGTGGGATCGAATGATCTCGACGTTTCGCGCGCCTTTTATGACGCGTTGTTCGGTGCGGTCGGCGGCAAGCCGGCGATGCAGGACGACAAGGGGCGGCTGATCTACATGCATGACGGCGCGCTGTTCATGGTCACAAAACCGATCGACGGGGAGCCGGCCTGCCACGCCAATGGCGGCACGATCGGTTTCCGCATGACATCGACCGAGCAGGCCGATGCCTGGCATGCGGCCGGGGTCGCGGCGGGCGGCACGGCTTGCGAAGATCCGCCGGGCGTGCGCGAGGGCGGCTTCGGCAAGCTCTATCTCGCCTATCTGCGCGATCCCGCCGGCAACAAGCTGTGCGGCCTGCATCGGATCGGCTGA
- the fghA gene encoding S-formylglutathione hydrolase, whose product METVSTNRAFGGVQGVYRHASRETGTEMTFSVFVPPHAPGAKLPVVWYLSGLTCTHANVTEKGEFRRACAELGLIFVAPDTSPRGEGVADDPDGAWDFGLGAGFYVDATQAPYAAHYRMWSYVTQELPALVAEQFPADMDRQSIMGHSMGGHGALTVGLTYPDRYRAVSAFAPIVAPGQVPWGEKALGGYLGADRAAWRKHDAVALIEDGARIDALLVDQGAGDSFLEGQLRPELLRTACDAAGIDLMLHLRDGYDHSYYFISSFMDDHLRWHAARLG is encoded by the coding sequence GTGGAAACGGTTTCGACCAACAGGGCCTTTGGCGGCGTCCAGGGCGTCTATCGCCATGCCTCGCGCGAGACGGGGACGGAGATGACCTTTTCCGTCTTCGTGCCGCCGCATGCACCCGGCGCGAAGCTGCCGGTGGTCTGGTATCTGTCCGGCCTCACCTGCACCCATGCCAATGTGACCGAAAAGGGCGAGTTCCGCCGGGCCTGCGCGGAACTGGGCCTGATCTTCGTCGCGCCCGATACCTCACCGCGGGGTGAGGGCGTGGCCGACGATCCGGACGGCGCCTGGGACTTTGGCCTGGGCGCGGGCTTCTATGTCGACGCGACGCAGGCGCCCTATGCCGCCCATTATCGCATGTGGTCCTATGTGACGCAGGAATTGCCGGCCTTGGTCGCCGAGCAGTTCCCCGCCGACATGGATCGCCAGTCGATCATGGGGCACAGCATGGGCGGCCATGGCGCGCTGACCGTCGGGCTGACCTATCCCGATCGTTATCGTGCCGTGTCGGCCTTCGCGCCGATCGTGGCGCCGGGGCAGGTGCCCTGGGGCGAGAAGGCGCTGGGCGGCTATCTGGGCGCGGACCGGGCCGCGTGGCGCAAGCATGACGCGGTCGCGCTGATCGAGGATGGAGCGCGGATCGATGCGCTGCTGGTGGATCAGGGCGCGGGAGACAGCTTCCTGGAGGGGCAGCTACGCCCCGAATTGCTGCGCACGGCCTGCGACGCGGCGGGCATCGACCTGATGCTCCATCTGCGCGACGGCTATGACCATAGCTATTATTTCATCTCCAGCTTCATGGACGATCATCTGCGCTGGCATGCCGCGCGGCTGGGCTGA
- the purU gene encoding formyltetrahydrofolate deformylase, whose product MNDKTIPSWILTLVCADRVGIVAAVSQFLAERGGFITDSQQYADREAGLFFMRVAFEATETGMRFDTAGLRDEFADIGTRFAMDWRLTEAAERPRMLIAVSKGSHCLADLLHRWQTGTLAVDIMGVVSNHPDMRRITEWHGIPYHELPPNGDKAAQEAALLDLFDRSRSEYLILARYMQVLSENLVDRLAGRCVNIHHSFLPGFKGARPYHRAHERGVKLIGATAHFVTADLDEGPIIEQAVERVDHRATAVDMIRIGRDIEAQVLARAVGWLADRRVLRNGGKTVVFR is encoded by the coding sequence GTGAACGACAAGACCATCCCGTCCTGGATATTGACCCTGGTCTGCGCCGATCGCGTCGGCATCGTCGCCGCGGTCAGCCAGTTCCTCGCCGAACGGGGCGGCTTCATCACCGACAGCCAGCAATATGCCGATCGCGAGGCCGGCCTCTTCTTCATGCGCGTCGCGTTCGAGGCGACCGAAACCGGCATGCGCTTCGACACAGCCGGCCTGCGCGACGAATTTGCCGACATCGGCACCCGCTTCGCCATGGACTGGCGCCTGACCGAAGCGGCCGAACGCCCGCGCATGCTGATCGCCGTGTCGAAGGGGTCGCACTGCCTCGCCGACCTGCTTCATCGCTGGCAGACCGGCACGTTGGCGGTCGACATCATGGGGGTGGTGTCCAACCATCCCGACATGCGCCGCATCACCGAATGGCACGGCATCCCCTATCATGAGCTGCCGCCCAATGGCGACAAGGCCGCGCAGGAGGCCGCTCTGCTCGACCTGTTCGATCGCAGCCGGTCGGAATATCTGATCCTGGCCCGCTATATGCAGGTTTTGTCGGAAAATCTGGTCGATCGGCTGGCCGGCCGCTGCGTCAATATCCATCACAGCTTCCTGCCCGGCTTCAAGGGCGCCCGCCCCTATCACCGCGCCCATGAGCGCGGCGTCAAGCTGATCGGCGCAACCGCCCATTTCGTCACCGCCGACCTCGACGAAGGCCCGATCATCGAACAGGCGGTCGAGCGCGTCGACCATCGCGCCACCGCCGTCGACATGATCCGCATCGGCCGCGATATCGAGGCCCAGGTTCTCGCCCGCGCCGTTGGCTGGCTCGCCGACCGGCGCGTGCTGCGCAATGGCGGCAAGACGGTGGTGTTCCGCTAG
- a CDS encoding DUF1338 domain-containing protein yields MSSQNEGSIVALVQSVLGEDAGKAALDALAIDSALLAQSGPTVSRAAFAMAMNVILFHDLLERVPSGAAYVADTLARGGRVVFDHGALRTIRFADGPTGALPAGEDAFTRIFLPLGYRMAALYPLDRLKMTGRAYAHVDAPEAIPQFFLSELHVDRFDAEFGAAATRIFGTSRDPLDAPTIALLDRYAAGEPVGFDDAAAALPVIVSAFDRQHEPPAFADYELLLSRSNEAAWIATEGNAFNHATDRVPDVAALADRLKAEDRPMKPKLEISATGRVRQTAFRADSVERLFADRDLRTVPGSFYEFISRDIDPDTGRLDLAFDTGNATGIFAMTSAKA; encoded by the coding sequence ATGTCGTCGCAGAATGAAGGAAGCATCGTCGCCCTGGTTCAGTCGGTGCTGGGCGAAGACGCCGGCAAGGCCGCACTGGACGCGCTGGCGATCGATTCCGCACTGCTCGCGCAAAGCGGCCCGACCGTCAGCCGCGCCGCCTTTGCCATGGCGATGAACGTCATCCTGTTCCACGACCTGCTGGAACGGGTGCCGAGCGGCGCGGCCTATGTCGCCGACACGCTGGCGCGCGGCGGCCGGGTGGTCTTCGACCATGGCGCGCTGCGCACCATCCGCTTTGCCGATGGGCCGACCGGCGCCCTGCCCGCCGGTGAGGATGCCTTCACCCGCATCTTCCTGCCCTTGGGCTATCGCATGGCCGCCCTCTATCCGCTCGATCGCCTCAAGATGACCGGCCGCGCCTATGCCCATGTCGACGCGCCCGAGGCGATCCCGCAATTCTTCCTGTCCGAACTGCATGTCGACCGGTTCGACGCGGAATTTGGCGCGGCCGCGACCCGCATCTTCGGCACCTCGCGCGATCCGCTCGATGCCCCGACCATCGCCCTGCTCGACCGCTATGCCGCCGGCGAACCAGTCGGCTTCGATGACGCCGCCGCCGCCCTGCCCGTCATCGTCTCGGCCTTCGACCGCCAGCATGAACCGCCGGCCTTTGCCGATTATGAGCTGCTCCTCTCCCGCTCCAACGAAGCCGCCTGGATCGCGACCGAGGGCAATGCCTTCAACCATGCGACCGACCGCGTGCCCGATGTCGCGGCGCTGGCCGATCGGCTGAAGGCGGAAGACCGGCCGATGAAGCCCAAGCTCGAAATCTCCGCCACCGGCCGCGTCCGCCAGACCGCCTTCCGCGCCGACAGCGTCGAGCGTCTCTTTGCAGATCGCGATCTGCGCACGGTTCCCGGCTCCTTCTACGAATTCATCAGCCGCGATATCGACCCGGATACCGGCCGGCTGGACCTCGCCTTCGACACCGGCAACGCCACCGGCATCTTCGCCATGACCAGCGCCAAGGCTTGA
- the gcvA gene encoding transcriptional regulator GcvA, whose amino-acid sequence MDRARKWLPPMSALNSFDAAATHGSFSRAGVEVGLTQSAVSRQIALLEDWLQTPLFDRVGRRVQLNEAGQAYAEEIRPALDRIRRATRRVAARRAQGALRIATLPSFGMRWLAPRLPGLSALHPDLVVDFASRSDPFDFAQEEFDAAIHYGLPEEWPGVAQDYLFREQMVPVCAPDWLAANVLRSPADLLGKPLLSQSSRRDAWARWFVAAGVEAGPLPPGPAFEHFLMLAQAVVAGAGVALIPSFLIRPELEAGSLVIPFDRPLSSEQAYYLVYPTGLGGHPGLARFRAWMLASAGAD is encoded by the coding sequence ATGGATAGGGCGCGCAAATGGCTGCCGCCGATGAGCGCGCTCAACAGTTTCGATGCGGCCGCGACCCATGGCAGCTTCTCGCGCGCCGGGGTGGAGGTGGGGCTGACCCAGAGCGCGGTCAGCCGCCAGATCGCACTGCTGGAGGATTGGTTGCAGACGCCTTTGTTCGACCGGGTCGGACGGCGAGTGCAACTGAACGAGGCAGGGCAGGCCTATGCCGAGGAGATCCGCCCGGCGCTCGATAGGATCCGGCGGGCGACCCGGCGGGTGGCGGCGCGGCGGGCGCAGGGGGCGCTGCGGATTGCGACCCTGCCCAGTTTCGGCATGCGCTGGCTTGCGCCGCGCCTGCCGGGCCTCAGCGCGCTGCATCCCGATCTGGTGGTGGATTTCGCATCGCGATCCGACCCGTTCGATTTCGCGCAGGAGGAGTTCGACGCGGCGATCCATTATGGCCTGCCGGAGGAATGGCCCGGCGTGGCGCAGGATTATCTGTTTCGCGAACAGATGGTGCCGGTCTGCGCGCCGGACTGGCTGGCGGCCAATGTGCTGCGGTCGCCGGCTGATCTGCTGGGCAAGCCGCTGCTGAGCCAAAGTTCGCGGCGGGACGCCTGGGCGCGCTGGTTCGTGGCAGCGGGCGTCGAGGCGGGGCCATTGCCGCCGGGGCCTGCGTTCGAGCATTTCCTGATGCTGGCGCAGGCGGTCGTGGCGGGGGCGGGCGTCGCGCTGATCCCCAGCTTCCTGATCCGGCCGGAACTGGAGGCGGGCAGCCTGGTCATCCCGTTCGATCGCCCCTTGTCGAGCGAGCAGGCCTATTATCTGGTCTATCCCACGGGGCTTGGCGGCCATCCGGGACTGGCGCGCTTTCGCGCCTGGATGCTGGCGAGCGCGGGCGCGGATTAG
- a CDS encoding SPOR domain-containing protein, with amino-acid sequence MDMKPIWGAVAFGTLLTAALPALADVKAGVDAWQQGDYAKAIAEWRPLANAGDPDAQFNLGQAYKLGRGVPADLSSAVDWYRKATAQGHARAEDNLGLLMFQQGDRAGAMPYLQHAAARGETRAQYIVGTALFNGDMVGKDWVRAYAMMTRASASGLPQATTSLQQMDKYIPADQRKQGLALASSMEAQEKSLASASLTLPATAAQPRSASPAPAPAKPAPAPVVTQVAVAKPQPAAPKPAPEAAKPAPSKPAPPKPAPSKMPAPAAGGDWRVQLGAFGDEGRARALWSQLTRKVSGLSGYQPYLVKAGSITRLQAGPIASSADASRLCSSIKAAGADCMPKKN; translated from the coding sequence ATGGATATGAAGCCTATCTGGGGAGCCGTTGCGTTCGGCACGCTATTGACGGCCGCCTTGCCGGCGCTTGCCGATGTGAAGGCCGGCGTCGATGCCTGGCAGCAGGGCGATTATGCCAAGGCGATCGCCGAATGGCGCCCGCTCGCCAATGCCGGCGATCCCGATGCGCAGTTCAATCTGGGTCAGGCCTACAAGCTTGGCCGCGGTGTTCCGGCCGACCTCAGCAGTGCGGTCGACTGGTATCGCAAGGCGACGGCGCAGGGCCATGCCCGCGCCGAGGATAATCTGGGCCTGCTGATGTTCCAGCAGGGCGATCGCGCCGGGGCCATGCCCTATCTGCAGCATGCAGCCGCCCGCGGCGAAACCCGCGCGCAATATATTGTCGGCACCGCCCTGTTCAACGGCGACATGGTCGGCAAGGACTGGGTCCGCGCCTATGCGATGATGACGCGCGCCTCCGCCTCCGGCCTGCCACAGGCAACCACCAGCCTGCAGCAGATGGACAAATATATCCCCGCCGACCAGCGCAAGCAGGGCCTAGCCCTGGCTTCGTCGATGGAAGCGCAGGAAAAGAGCCTGGCCAGCGCCAGCCTGACCCTGCCGGCGACAGCGGCACAGCCCCGCTCGGCTTCTCCCGCCCCGGCTCCAGCAAAGCCAGCGCCCGCACCCGTGGTAACGCAGGTCGCGGTTGCCAAGCCGCAGCCGGCCGCGCCCAAGCCCGCGCCGGAGGCAGCCAAACCGGCCCCCTCCAAGCCCGCGCCACCCAAGCCCGCGCCGTCCAAGATGCCGGCACCGGCCGCCGGCGGCGACTGGCGCGTCCAGCTTGGCGCGTTCGGCGACGAAGGCCGCGCCCGTGCGTTGTGGAGCCAGTTGACCCGCAAGGTCAGCGGCCTCTCCGGCTATCAGCCCTATCTGGTCAAGGCCGGCAGCATCACCCGCCTTCAGGCCGGACCGATCGCCAGCAGCGCCGACGCCTCGCGCCTGTGCAGCAGCATCAAGGCCGCTGGCGCGGACTGCATGCCGAAGAAGAATTAG
- a CDS encoding ParA family protein encodes MRILALASQKGGSGKTTLSGHLAVQAQLAGAGPVVLIDIDPQGSLADWWNEREAEYPAFAQTTVARLAADLEILRQQGFKLAVIDTPPAITMAIQSVISVAELIVVPTRPSPHDLRAVGATVDLCERAGKPLIFVVNAATPKARITSEAAVALSQHGTVAPVTLHHRTDFAASMIDGRTVMEVDPKGKSAAEVTGLWSYISDRLEKNFRRTVFSVPQNSVGTAAASRPAGGGFGRRVVQ; translated from the coding sequence GTGCGCATATTGGCATTGGCATCGCAAAAAGGCGGATCGGGCAAGACGACCCTGTCCGGTCATCTGGCCGTACAGGCCCAGTTGGCCGGGGCCGGTCCGGTCGTGCTGATCGACATCGATCCCCAGGGTTCGCTGGCTGACTGGTGGAACGAGCGCGAGGCCGAATATCCCGCCTTTGCCCAGACCACGGTTGCGCGGCTGGCCGCCGACCTCGAAATCCTGCGCCAGCAGGGGTTCAAGCTGGCCGTGATCGATACGCCGCCGGCGATTACCATGGCGATCCAGAGCGTGATTTCGGTTGCCGAACTGATCGTCGTGCCGACCCGTCCGAGCCCGCATGACCTGCGCGCCGTCGGTGCCACGGTCGACCTGTGCGAGCGCGCCGGCAAGCCGCTGATCTTCGTCGTCAATGCCGCGACGCCCAAGGCGCGCATCACCTCCGAAGCCGCTGTCGCTTTGTCGCAGCATGGTACGGTGGCGCCGGTGACGCTGCACCATCGCACCGATTTCGCAGCCTCGATGATCGACGGCCGCACGGTGATGGAGGTCGATCCCAAGGGCAAGTCGGCCGCCGAAGTGACCGGGCTGTGGAGCTATATCTCCGATCGCCTGGAAAAGAATTTCCGCCGCACGGTCTTTTCCGTGCCCCAGAACAGCGTCGGCACCGCCGCTGCTTCGCGTCCCGCCGGTGGTGGCTTCGGCCGCCGCGTCGTGCAGTAA
- a CDS encoding SPOR domain-containing protein, whose protein sequence is MKRTAFGKAAVSSLMVATTMVGCTGAAFHPRSAAVKHANPGKPAEAAEKALAARDGAKAVQAAEAAVQAAPDNAQYRQLLGRAYVLDGRFVSAETAFTDAMTLGNRDSRTIVSLALVEVALAKNDAARDLLAANTDNVPAGDYGLALAMAGDPTEGVRILSAAIQDPSANARTRQNLAYAYALAGRWKDARLVAGLDLAPLAANQRIAQWAGMADPALAPQRVAALMGVTVNGADQGQPAVLALAPAAPDAAPVALAAASTEPAPVLDLPSGSPIEMAAAEPAPAASALNTRIIETAVPASTPAPAVKAAPKPAPVRVAAKRDFVVEGPAAKAKPAKGKATPLASPAARMQQVAYIKPVTTGASAWVVQLGAFDSPAVAKEKWTSMARVNGRIAAFPVLTSQATVNGRTFHRIAISGFGSRADAQTLCQSIKAQHGQCFVREGAPNATPQRWAVASTRGRQFASR, encoded by the coding sequence ATGAAACGAACGGCATTTGGCAAGGCGGCCGTTTCCTCCTTGATGGTGGCGACGACGATGGTCGGCTGCACCGGCGCGGCATTCCATCCGCGATCGGCGGCGGTCAAGCACGCCAATCCCGGCAAGCCGGCCGAGGCGGCAGAAAAGGCGCTGGCCGCTCGCGACGGCGCAAAGGCCGTGCAGGCAGCGGAAGCGGCCGTGCAGGCGGCGCCCGACAATGCGCAATATCGCCAGCTGCTGGGCCGTGCCTATGTGCTGGATGGCCGCTTCGTTTCGGCGGAGACGGCCTTCACCGACGCGATGACGCTGGGCAACCGCGATTCGCGTACCATCGTCAGCCTGGCGCTGGTCGAGGTGGCGCTGGCCAAGAATGACGCCGCGCGCGATCTGCTGGCGGCCAATACCGACAATGTGCCGGCGGGCGATTATGGCCTGGCGCTGGCGATGGCCGGTGATCCGACCGAAGGCGTCCGCATCCTGTCCGCCGCGATCCAGGATCCGTCGGCCAATGCCCGCACCCGCCAGAACCTGGCCTATGCCTATGCGCTGGCCGGTCGCTGGAAGGATGCGCGGCTGGTCGCCGGGCTGGATCTGGCGCCGCTTGCCGCCAATCAGCGTATCGCCCAATGGGCTGGCATGGCCGACCCGGCACTGGCGCCGCAGCGCGTCGCCGCGCTGATGGGCGTTACCGTCAACGGCGCCGATCAGGGCCAGCCGGCGGTGCTGGCGCTGGCGCCCGCTGCGCCGGATGCCGCACCGGTGGCTTTGGCAGCCGCATCGACCGAGCCGGCACCGGTGCTGGACCTGCCGAGCGGTTCGCCGATCGAGATGGCGGCGGCTGAGCCGGCGCCTGCCGCATCCGCGCTCAACACCCGGATCATCGAAACCGCCGTGCCGGCGTCCACGCCCGCACCCGCGGTCAAGGCTGCGCCCAAGCCGGCGCCGGTGCGCGTCGCCGCCAAGCGCGACTTCGTCGTCGAAGGCCCGGCGGCCAAGGCCAAGCCGGCCAAGGGCAAGGCTACCCCGCTCGCCAGCCCGGCGGCGCGGATGCAGCAGGTTGCCTATATCAAGCCGGTGACCACAGGGGCGAGCGCCTGGGTCGTCCAGCTTGGTGCTTTCGATTCGCCGGCCGTCGCCAAGGAAAAATGGACGAGCATGGCGCGCGTCAACGGACGCATCGCTGCCTTCCCGGTGCTGACCAGCCAGGCGACCGTCAATGGCCGGACCTTCCACCGGATCGCGATCAGCGGCTTTGGCAGCCGTGCGGATGCGCAGACTTTGTGCCAGTCGATCAAGGCGCAGCACGGCCAGTGTTTCGTGCGGGAAGGCGCGCCGAACGCGACGCCGCAGCGCTGGGCCGTGGCATCGACGCGCGGCCGTCAGTTCGCATCGCGCTGA
- a CDS encoding TonB-dependent receptor — translation MIRAFTLKTISMSLLTCSVATLTIADMPAYAAATADADNDGEIIVTAQKRVERLQDTPVPVTALSASALVERNQTRLQDYFAQVPGLSLNAQGDGTTVIILRGIATANFGNPTVAVSVDDVPYGSSTALAGGQLLQPDLDPADLQRIEVLRGPQGTLYGASSLGGLIKYVTTDPSTTELSGRVQGDFNATQDGGIGYGVRDSVNVPINEKFALRATGFSRRTAGYVDNVFTGKDDVNALDARGGRISLLWKPTETLSIKLGALHQYSHGHGASLVTTDVNKRLTLGDLNQSLLPGSGSFKSKSTLFTGNIDLDLDWADLKSVTGYGRNSYFSGSDYSRLYASFTPSSVLYNDMKTRKFTQEIRLSSPADQTLEWLVGGFYTHERSPVTQILDAVDGTTAATASNLLTAYFPTTYNEISVFGDVTYHVTQAFNVQVGARYSHNKQGYDEVDTGPLGEAAPGVPFVTSASSKDHAITFLVVPQYKFSRHAPTAILPENSRWFFTVWRAHASSHRQRRRS, via the coding sequence ATGATACGCGCATTTACGCTGAAGACGATTTCCATGTCGCTGCTGACCTGCTCGGTCGCGACACTAACGATTGCCGACATGCCGGCCTATGCTGCGGCGACAGCCGATGCCGACAATGACGGTGAGATCATCGTGACCGCGCAGAAGCGCGTCGAGCGGCTGCAGGATACGCCGGTACCGGTCACTGCGCTCAGCGCCAGCGCGCTGGTCGAACGCAATCAGACCCGTCTGCAGGACTATTTTGCTCAGGTTCCGGGTCTCAGCCTGAACGCCCAGGGCGACGGTACGACCGTCATTATCCTGCGCGGCATCGCGACCGCCAATTTCGGCAACCCGACGGTCGCCGTTTCTGTCGATGACGTGCCCTATGGCAGCAGCACAGCGCTCGCTGGCGGCCAGTTGCTCCAACCCGACCTTGACCCCGCGGACCTGCAACGGATCGAAGTGCTGCGCGGCCCCCAGGGCACGCTTTACGGCGCCAGCAGCCTCGGCGGCCTGATCAAATATGTCACCACCGATCCATCGACCACGGAGCTTTCGGGCCGGGTCCAGGGCGACTTCAACGCGACGCAGGACGGCGGCATCGGTTATGGCGTGCGCGATTCGGTCAATGTGCCGATCAACGAGAAGTTCGCCCTGCGTGCCACCGGCTTCTCCCGCCGCACCGCCGGCTATGTCGACAATGTCTTCACCGGCAAGGATGACGTCAACGCCCTCGACGCACGCGGGGGCCGGATCTCGCTGCTCTGGAAACCGACGGAGACACTGTCGATCAAGCTCGGTGCACTCCACCAGTATAGCCATGGCCATGGTGCTTCGCTCGTCACCACTGACGTCAACAAGCGGCTGACCCTCGGCGATCTGAACCAGTCGCTCCTGCCCGGCAGCGGTTCGTTCAAATCGAAGAGCACGCTGTTCACCGGCAATATCGACCTCGACCTCGACTGGGCCGACCTCAAGTCCGTGACCGGCTATGGTCGGAACAGCTATTTCTCAGGCTCAGATTACTCGCGCCTCTACGCGTCGTTCACGCCGAGTTCGGTGCTCTACAACGACATGAAGACCCGCAAGTTCACCCAGGAAATCCGCCTGTCGTCCCCTGCGGACCAGACGCTCGAATGGCTGGTCGGAGGCTTCTACACCCATGAACGCAGCCCCGTGACCCAGATTCTCGACGCGGTCGACGGCACCACGGCCGCGACCGCGTCAAATCTCCTGACCGCCTATTTCCCGACCACCTATAATGAAATCTCGGTCTTCGGCGACGTGACCTATCATGTGACCCAGGCGTTCAACGTCCAGGTCGGCGCACGTTACAGCCACAACAAGCAGGGCTATGACGAGGTCGACACCGGCCCGCTCGGCGAGGCTGCCCCCGGCGTGCCCTTCGTTACCTCGGCATCGTCCAAGGACCATGCCATCACTTTCCTGGTCGTTCCCCAGTACAAGTTCAGCCGCCACGCTCCAACGGCAATACTGCCGGAGAACAGCCGGTGGTTCTTCACGGTTTGGCGCGCGCACGCCTCGTCGCACAGGCAGAGACGGCGTTCATAG
- a CDS encoding sigma-70 family RNA polymerase sigma factor: protein MSSNATALTRLLLAERPSLLRLAKRIVGSEPAAEDVAQSLWFRVQKVEDDPPILNKRAYLFRLTANLARDHRKNEARRLALHAEAHSTLWDEDNEPSLEDALVSVDALRRVADAAERLPEPTRRIFRMNRFEAIPQRAIADRLGISSTTVENHIKRALAILAAARDGRVE, encoded by the coding sequence ATGTCCTCGAACGCGACAGCACTGACACGCCTGCTGCTGGCAGAACGTCCGTCGCTATTACGATTAGCGAAACGTATCGTCGGCAGCGAGCCAGCGGCCGAGGATGTGGCGCAAAGCCTGTGGTTTCGGGTGCAGAAGGTCGAAGATGATCCACCTATTCTGAATAAGCGGGCCTATCTGTTCCGACTGACAGCCAATCTTGCGCGGGATCATCGCAAGAATGAGGCCCGGCGGCTTGCCCTCCATGCTGAGGCGCATTCGACATTGTGGGATGAGGACAACGAGCCTTCGCTCGAGGATGCCCTGGTGTCGGTGGATGCGCTTCGCCGTGTTGCAGACGCAGCTGAGCGGCTGCCTGAGCCTACGCGCCGGATATTCAGGATGAACCGGTTCGAGGCTATTCCCCAGAGGGCAATCGCTGATCGGCTGGGGATCAGTAGCACGACGGTCGAAAATCACATCAAGAGGGCCCTGGCCATATTGGCCGCTGCTCGCGACGGTCGGGTCGAATGA